The Larimichthys crocea isolate SSNF chromosome I, L_crocea_2.0, whole genome shotgun sequence genomic interval tctcagttaaaaatgtgaaactaaaCACCATCATTTCCAAATCAACTCATTAACAaatgaaatagatttttaagAACATGTTCTCTGTTCACTTACTAATGAACTTGAGATATGTGACAATAATAACCTCTGGACTCATTTTGGAATTGGTTTACATTCTGGGTCtggaatattttcacatgtgACAAAAGATTTATAATTTACTCTACATCTGGGTAAATATagaaattaattataataaagtatatgaaattgTTTTAAGGGTGTCGCATTTTAAAAGTGGtttaaacattcacaaaaacactaatataataattaatgattgaattttttttttgaaaaaaaaactcatataATAACTAATGGTTGAATATTAACAACATTACTTCACTCACCTCAGCTCCTGTCGGTCCGGATATGAAGAGTCTTAAAGTGTTGACGTTTGTGAAACAAAGTTTCTGTGTCCTCGTCTCTTCAGCTGCTCATTTCACTTCATAAAAGTATGAATGTTATGTGCTGCAGTAACTAGAGCCGTCACCCAAACTTCTGCGTAACTATGTGATTTCTCTGCACGCAACGCGTCGCCATGACAACCACTGGGGTGGCGGAAGTGAGGTGTGCCTTCACGTGCGGTCTGGGGACTATCGGAATTgtatgagaaagaaaatgactcGTGCAGgtggatttgtttatttaataataataataagttcaAGAAGATGGACACGATGAAAGGAGTAAAGACATGCGCGCCCCATGAGACCGCAACGACGCGTGTTCGAtacctgcctctctctctctctctctctctctctctctctctctctctctctctctctctccatctccatctcttcaggtgtcactgtcactgtgaaactaaactgccaaaaactgtaatgagACTGTTACAACTATGGCCTGAAAAAGACAGTGCACGATTATTTCCAGATGAGGGATACATTCTGCAGCATTTGGAGAATATGAGGTTTACAGACGATCTGCGACGACAAAACGTagatttaaagtaaaaaaataaataaataaacgtatGGGGAAAAACTggcattatattaaaaaaaaacatctggaaagGGTCCATTTACATTGCAGCGCACATACAAAGCAGAACAGATCTGTGGTGAAGTTGTGAAGAACTGATCCAGGACAAGCCGGGTGGAAAATGTGCAAAAGTCCTGGTATAGgcgcgtgtgcgtgcgtgagtGCGTGAGTGCGTGCGCGTAAAAAGTTGAAACAAAGAGAGTCTGCTCCACAGTTTATCAGTCTCATGGGGATCTTACATCTCAACAAGGTCTAACCCAAGTGAATGACACAAGTTTACACACCTGGTGGCAATTATAGTCAGGCGAACGGCAGTTTGAGACCGTTATATGTGTATGTTAGCGACTCCTGGTCGGGACCCCTGGTTTTGGGTTTGGGGGGCAGTGCTAAATTCAAATCTGCTCTGTCTTTAACACACGCCTCATTTCAGCCCCGCCAGTCCACACAGAGGTTTGTGCCGAGAGGATGAACACGGCCGATGCTGTTCAGAGAACCAGAGTCGCCGTGTTCACTTTGAGGAGATATGATGCGGCTCAGTAGACATGATGGATGCAATAGACTCCATTGATCCATACAGCCGACCAGCGCGCAGGACACAATGGATAGTCAGCACTCTGGCTTACCATTACGGACTGGACCGGGGAGTGGAGAACGAAATTATAGTTTTGGCCACCGGGTTGGATCAGTACCTGCAGGAGATTTTCCATCACATGGACTATCAAGGTGGAGGCAAAATCCCCGTGGAGGACTTTAACATCCTGTGTGAAGTTTTGGGACTGAACAAAGACTCGGAGGAATGCGCCGGAGTTTTAGATCATTTACCCAGCGAGCTCACCTTCAGACACTTCCACGCCAAACTGTGCGGATACTTCAGCACCAAGGCGGGGTGTCAGTATGAGAACGGCCGGCTGCTGGTCGGGAAGGACAGCGAACACATAGAGACTCAGATCCGCCTGAGAAGCCCTCTGAGGCGGCGAGagaagctgctgtctgtggGTCCCTCCACGGAGGGACGACACGCCTCCGGCTGCAGGCTCGGATCCTGCACTAAAGAGTGCTATGAGGAGATAGTGGCtctggaggaagcagaggacCGAATATCGAAACTGGAAGACGAGAATGCGAGTTTGAGGGAGCTGATTGAGGACATGCGAGCCGCGCTTCAGAGCAGTGATGCCCGCTGTTTGGCTCTGCAGGTGAGGGTGCTCATAATGCTGCTGTTGCACATGGGTATATTCTGCTTATCTCACAAAACCCTGAGCTGATTTTGATGCTTTAACAGTAATACCTTTCAGTTTGATCATACACGCCCAAAATGGCAACACAGTGACGTAAGGCTCTGTAGCATAAGAGAACAGGGGTGCTGATAGGGCCCCTAACTCAACAACATTGTCTGTGGGGACCCAAAGACAACCACTgccacccaacacacacacgttatttATGGCTTATATCTAATCTATAAAGCATCAGTGAACGAAGTGAAAGTTTTAGGTGATTATAAATGTTCATGAATCATTAATGAAGGGTTCTTATGATAATCCATCAGGCTCCATTTTAAAGAAGTTAAGCAGTCAGACAGCCGGCTGGGTGGGTGATGAACTAAAAAGATAGAGCATCCTGGAGGAAGAGAACACCACCCACAGGGATTTtccacaacctggcaacccatGACGTATAACTATACTCTGTTCAgcattattaaagtatttatcAATGATGAATAAAAGCATCAGTGACAAATGATAAACCCTGTATGAAAGGCAGCACATTTTGACCCTTAGGATGACCCTATTATTATTAGCCACCAAGAAAGATTTTTCACAATTCAGACAACTTGTAATATTTGGATTACAGTATAAGATCAATTAATTTTGAGTTATTAACCTTTAATAAAGCATTGCAACTTCTAAGCCCTTAATGAAGCATGTCCTACTAAAAGTGTGGCCCTTTACTGACAACTTTATGAACATTTAACTACAGAATTAATGGTTAAAGTGAGAAATTCATTATCCTGAATAATGATTTATAACTGCTGACTTTATAGCTTGCTAGATGAGTATACTGTACTctaataaagaagaagaagataccAAAATTGTACCAGTTTAGTCACATATACTGGAATGTGACTGATCACGTACAATATTGGTTTTACGGAATATCTTGACCTGGTCGCCTGCAGTCAcctgtttctcttctgttcAGGTAGGACTATGGAAAAGCCACTCCAAACATAAACCAGAGGAAGGCTGTTTTGTAGCCCACCAGAAACAAGCTGGTCAGAAAAATATGAGCAGTGCCAGCCTGAAAAGCAGCACCTACAGCAACCTGAAGAGCCTGCAGAACATTATCCATGAGATAGAGCTGCTGCGGAGCTCCAGAGACCGACAGGTAGAGGAGGCCATGCTGTGTAATCAGAGACTGGAACAGGAACTGTGGAGCTCTAAAGAGACTGTGGCCGCTTTGGAGGACTGCAACCAAGCCCTAAAGAGGGAGCAGGTGACCATGAGGAGGAAAGTGGAGGAGGCCAGGCAGGCGCTGCTCAGTGGCCTGGGTAAGGTTAAGGAACTGGAAACCAAGGCCAGTCATGTGCCGGCCCTGCAGAGACACATCCTCCAGCTGGAATCAGAACTCCTCTACTACAGGTAAAAGCACCGGTAACAATGTgttgcattagcattttagtATCAACAATACACTACTATGTTCATGTTGCAGCCGTAATATAGCAAGATACATTGCCACAGTTCAGGATTTAGCTGCATCCTGTATAAACACTGGATTATACTGACACAACAGCCATTTAGAAGCATGACAAATTATGCAAGTTTTACACTATTCTAGCCTGATAAGCTGAGTGAAGCaccattttgtttcacttcattcagCCATAAATTGCATTTACATTAATCTCAGAAGTTGGAGCTGGGAGTGTGACCGaattaatgaaacacaaaagacagaagTGCTGGTTAACAGTGCATTACTGCAGCTTTTATGACTGTTGTCCGGAGCCGCTATCCTGGATTTTGATGTTGGATTGCTGGTGAGGTTCTCCCAAATTTCCAAGGCAGAAATTCTACTTCAAGGGACAATCGAGCTGAAATTTCTGTGAAATTGCAACTACCCAGTTCAAATGGAGAGCACCATTTGGCCCACGATTTCTTGCTGGGAGGAGAAAGCAGGCTAGTGGAGTGATTCATCTGAAGGTGCTCTGTGGAGACCATAAAGCATTTGCAAAGCCGATTATCTGACAACTTTGAATACTGCATTGTTACATCCATGTTTGCTTGCACTGCCTTTGTTTGCATGTTGCTACATTCCTTGCCTTGTTACCACCATCATCTGTTAAAACCAGTGTTGCAGGGCTAGTTAGCCAGCTAAATGCATGGATGTGCAGCCTTTTTTAAGTTcactaaataaaaatgtgtatacacaataaacatgttacTTTATATTGATAGCAGCAGCTACTTGGTTGAGAATTACTTTGACATTGGCGTTTCTCTAGTTTCTCTAGTTGTTGAGCTTGCTTGCGTAAGCAGGTGATGCTGATCGCTGATTCCTTTTGGATGTATTTATGTCGAAATTTTACATCAGTGTCACGTTGATGCCCCAGGGTTACTCAGTGATTGCACAGGATAGacaaagaccttttttttacctcttcatTATGTCCAATAAGCTGTCAAACCCTGAGCAAAACAAGTGTCTGGCTGTTCATCATATCATGAGAAAGAAGGGCTTGTTTTGGCAGGTTATTGCATTAGCGAGGCCTTTGTGGCCAGAATAAACCATAATGAATTATAATTCCTCCTAGaataaaatgactttgtttacatctgGCTTGATGCCTGGAAAACCCTGCCATGCTACTTATGAAGGCTTGATGTGGTTTACTATTCCAATTTTCAGccttgttgtgttttagtttatttaacagGCATCGTGTGTGGCAGGCCGGTCTTGCTTGAGCTCTGCTACTGTTGGGAACTATTCATTTTGATGGAAGTAAGGGTGTAATTGGACTTTTAAAGTACAAAGCCATTGGTTTAATGtttatctctgtgtctgttgtcCCTGCTCCAACCTTATAAtcagtgtctgcaggtctgGCTTTGTTAGGTAACAGATGTCTAAATGGTTGTAACATCTACCTAATGCTGTCATTTTCAACGCTaagacacaatcacacacagccAGGCCCATATGATTAAAATCCTCACTTACTACCTGCCTTTAGGTGATTCTAAATAACAAATTTCGCATCCACAATAGCCCTCCTTTAACCCTAAACCCCACTCATCTATGCAGACTGCGTTCCAAAGTCTTTTCACTGCCCTTCCATTGATTCCCTAATGGCAAATAATTTAACACCACAAAGGCTCTGACTTGTCAGGAGAAAGCCCCATTGAGTGAGAACCCCAACAGACTGACCGTTCTCATCAATCTCTACTCACTTCTTTCACTCTGCCCCCAAATGAACAATACCACATAGGCACCCCCGTTCTATGGATCTTAGCAACCAAGCTCCATGAATA includes:
- the efcc1 gene encoding EF-hand and coiled-coil domain-containing protein 1 → MMDAIDSIDPYSRPARRTQWIVSTLAYHYGLDRGVENEIIVLATGLDQYLQEIFHHMDYQGGGKIPVEDFNILCEVLGLNKDSEECAGVLDHLPSELTFRHFHAKLCGYFSTKAGCQYENGRLLVGKDSEHIETQIRLRSPLRRREKLLSVGPSTEGRHASGCRLGSCTKECYEEIVALEEAEDRISKLEDENASLRELIEDMRAALQSSDARCLALQVGLWKSHSKHKPEEGCFVAHQKQAGQKNMSSASLKSSTYSNLKSLQNIIHEIELLRSSRDRQVEEAMLCNQRLEQELWSSKETVAALEDCNQALKREQVTMRRKVEEARQALLSGLGKVKELETKASHVPALQRHILQLESELLYYRSEVSKLQLPSSTRTEQQMSVGSRPGQRCCSDSQHDRCSPTGRAVTTPDKMEEQLFRSVEGQAASDEEEDKWTGDQQRQVDEVKRILTRLSCCGERCDDKAFKKLMSNFGSSRSEESCSAVVELLERVTRLHKQLELKESQAEIDMDQMKDSLVQELQQKAEETELLQMELQMLETERVRLSLVEEKLVDILQLLQQLRDLNVSRRSLGKILLSTLESCSDPQHGKAHILEVLNALYHELAACEILSTGGPLERTQSQQSLNALVITC